The Geobacillus genomosp. 3 genome segment CTCACATCGAAATATCCCCTCCCGAGTCAAAGGAAGCAAAGCGGCCGCTAAGAGCCGCTCGCGATCGAACAGGCAGAGCTTCCGCTAAAACGCCCGCGCCACAAACGCCTCATAAACGATGCCATCGTCCCCTGTCACTTGCACAAACAGGCCGCGGACACCAACACGGTACGAAACAGCCTGCACATGGCGAAGCGCTGTTTCGTTGCCCGTTCCATTCACTTGACGGATTACATTGGACTTGACGAACGAAAAGCTCACCTGATCGCCGTTCCATTTTTGCAAATAAAGCGTTGTCCCATCCGCCGACCATCGTTCCGTTTCATGCAACTCGATTTGCAATTGCTGTAAAAACAAACGCCATTCAAGGTGCGTAAACCCGTCAACCGGCGCAACAACACCAAGCGGGCGGACAGACAGCAACACCGGGATGACAGCCGCAACGGTCAATGCGGCCGTTAGTGCCAACAGTGCTTCTAAAAGTGTAAATCCCTGTCCCCCGGCTACCGCTTTCCGTACCCGCATCTCACCACCTCGCGGCCGGCGTAATCGTTCCAGCGCACGCATACTTTCCACATCCGTCCTCCTTCCTCGTGCGCCTGCAGGCGAAACGTTGTTCGCCCGTCCACCACCGTCGTTTCACCGACAAACGGCTCTTCATACAAGGCAACGGCTATCAGTCGGCGGGCCTTTTCCTCAAGCACAAGGTTGTTCCGTTCGAGCACCACTTGCATGAACAAAGGAAGGAGAACAGCAGCTGTCGTCCATAACAGCACAAGAGCAAACAATCCCTCAACAAGCAAAAATCCGCCGCTACATTTTTTGCACATAAAACCGCCCTTTTCCGAGCAAAAATGTCACTTTATAATTGCCTTTGCGACTTTTTACCCAAACGGTCCCGCCTTGTTCGATATTGCCGTTATCGGTAAAGATAAGCGGGTTGCGCAGCGTGCCGAGCTGAAACTGCCATGGCGCCGGAAGCGTGCGGACGATGATCCGCTGGCCGCTATCCGTATCAACCGCCCGATACTCGCCGCTCCCCTCGGTAAAAAACACGGACACTTTCACCCGTCTGGCGACGGCATGTTGCTGGGCGCCGTATAAATCGGCGCGCAACAGTGCCAACATATACGTTTCCTCACGTTGGTGCATGATCCCGCTGAGGGTCGGGGCAACGAGCGCGGCCAACAGCAGTGCAGCCGACAACACAACAAGCATTTCAAGCAGCGTAAACCCGCCGTTACGAGCCAACTTCGCTCACATCGCCGTTCTCGTTAATTTGGATCGCACGGCCGTTTGGGCATTTATCTGATTTAATATACCCGCCATCGAGCAATTCTTGAATGGTTGGAATTTTGTTATGCTCCATCTCATATGCCTTCACTTGCGCCTGCACCGTATTGACAAGCGCCTCACATCCTTTGTCGTTGATCATGCCGTTATGCTTCGTAATGTTCGGAATCGCCACTAACAGCAACACC includes the following:
- the comGF gene encoding competence type IV pilus minor pilin ComGF — encoded protein: MRVRKAVAGGQGFTLLEALLALTAALTVAAVIPVLLSVRPLGVVAPVDGFTHLEWRLFLQQLQIELHETERWSADGTTLYLQKWNGDQVSFSFVKSNVIRQVNGTGNETALRHVQAVSYRVGVRGLFVQVTGDDGIVYEAFVARAF
- a CDS encoding type II secretion system protein: MCKKCSGGFLLVEGLFALVLLWTTAAVLLPLFMQVVLERNNLVLEEKARRLIAVALYEEPFVGETTVVDGRTTFRLQAHEEGGRMWKVCVRWNDYAGREVVRCGYGKR
- the comGD gene encoding competence type IV pilus minor pilin ComGD, with the translated sequence MARNGGFTLLEMLVVLSAALLLAALVAPTLSGIMHQREETYMLALLRADLYGAQQHAVARRVKVSVFFTEGSGEYRAVDTDSGQRIIVRTLPAPWQFQLGTLRNPLIFTDNGNIEQGGTVWVKSRKGNYKVTFLLGKGRFYVQKM
- the comGC gene encoding competence type IV pilus major pilin ComGC, with translation MNEKGFTLIEMLIVLMVISVLLLVAIPNITKHNGMINDKGCEALVNTVQAQVKAYEMEHNKIPTIQELLDGGYIKSDKCPNGRAIQINENGDVSEVGS